A section of the Plutella xylostella chromosome 18, ilPluXylo3.1, whole genome shotgun sequence genome encodes:
- the LOC105396222 gene encoding inhibitor of nuclear factor kappa-B kinase subunit alpha, with protein MDDIVFVGDWVKDRVLGSGSFGIVILWKHKRTDEKLAIKTCKWGNELTDKHKERWTKEVEMLQTCDNPNIVGTRELPPEFKTGLARANPSGLPILCMEYCSGGDLRQLLNKPESCAGLKELQIRQILSDIKSAMQFLYQNKITHRDLKPENIVMQNIDNVGRSEIGSQSQSKVLFKLIDLGYAKEIDSNSVCASFVGTLQYLAPELFYSKTYSNSVDFWSFGLVAFEILCGVRPFLPNMPPVQWMPHIKKKAHENICVYETHHGDIEYSDEIFPENYISKPFKALLEKWFRVALEWDPKLRGRDAPSKVTFNLPTEEKGEASKVILFSMLESILAKKIIKIFCVYNLSFIAYEIDDNTSIATFKSWIQKDTQIKVSEQILISRMTNLEINNEDMIARYWNDQGNTMLYLYNKTQIINDNVEILVPKAVQRSLEHPKALYNYNNSQNLYRSGFYFVISQMEIYDAFITGLFVRAESLKQESKQLLLKHNNVDKVIGKLLTKQETVEKMIDTGKKHIEQLKENRTGTNFLGGFEKIFKEADELFEKINKIQTAWSQLTIRLQSAARRSNEILLGDLNNFVSKYNYQSLYVATQKCYIFYRKNEREYRIKERPCHEIMKICYDCLKLRSKMLLEIKNQAFLLKLMDLSVEFSKISDIITTASENMDKLGADLSSSTDELTNCLWSTISVLSSDAENMTDLPYSVVSFQKRDFKIGDAVTNHKHKTTNSLNEDDEVRLLVEESLKLRLSQSQLTDKINLQKKMLNESITHFGF; from the coding sequence ATGGACGATATAGTGTTCGTTGGTGACTGGGTGAAAGACCGAGTGCTGGGCTCTGGCAGCTTTGGAATAGTGATACTATGGAAGCATAAAAGAACCGATGAAAAACTCGCGATTAAAACATGCAAATGGGGCAATGAACTCACTGATAAACACAAAGAAAGATGGACCAAAGAGGTGGAAATGTTACAAACCTGTGATAACCCAAACATAGTGGGAACTAGAGAACTACCCCCGGAGTTTAAAACAGGATTAGCGCGCGCCAACCCCTCGGGGCTGCCGATATTATGCATGGAGTACTGCAGCGGCGGCGACCTGCGCCAGCTCCTCAACAAACCAGAGTCATGTGCCGGACTCAAGGAACTGCAAATCAGACAGATACTCAGCGACATCAAATCAGCCATGCAGTTCCTATACCAAAACAAGATCACACACCGCGACTTGAAGCCTGAAAACATTGTTATGCAAAATATAGACAATGTTGGAAGAAGTGAAATAGGCTCACAAAGCCAAAGCAAGGTACTCTTCAAACTTATCGATCTTGGCTATGCGAAGGAGATTGACTCCAACTCTGTCTGTGCAAGTTTTGTTGGGACTCTCCAATATTTGGCTCCAGAACTATTCTACAGCAAGACTTACAGTAACTCAGTTGATTTCTGGTCATTTGGCCTAGTGGCCTTTGAAATTCTTTGTGGAGTGAGGCCGTTCCTTCCAAACATGCCCCCTGTGCAGTGGATGCCACATATAAAAAAGAAGGCACATGAGAATATTTGTGTCTATGAAACACACCATGGTGACATTGAGTATTCAGATGAAATATTCcctgaaaattatatttcaaaGCCATTTAAGGCATTGCTGGAGAAATGGTTCAGGGTGGCATTAGAATGGGATCCTAAGTTACGGGGAAGAGATGCTCCGTCTAAAGTGACCTTCAACCTGCCTACAGAGGAGAAGGGAGAGGCAAGCAAAGTGATATTGTTCAGCATGTTAGAAAGTATTCTGGCCAAgaagattattaaaatattttgtgtttataacCTTTCATTCATTGCATATGAAATTGATGACAACACTTCTATAGCAACATTTAAATCTTGGATACAGAAAGACACTCAGATAAAAGTATCAGAGCAGATATTAATCTCCCGAATGACTAACCTTGAAATAAACAATGAGGACATGATAGCCAGATACTGGAATGACCAAGGCAACACAATGCTGTACCTTTACAACAAAACtcaaattataaatgataatgttgAAATACTTGTCCCAAAAGCGGTTCAAAGGTCATTGGAGCATCCAAAAGCATTGTATAACTACAACAACAGTCAGAACCTGTACAGAAGTGGGTTTTATTTTGTCATTTCCCAGATGGAAATTTATGACGCATTTATTACTGGTCTCTTTGTGAGAGCTGAATCACTGAAGCAAGAGAGCAAACAGCTACTACTGAAACACAACAATGTAGACAAAGTAATTGGAAAGTTATTAACTAAACAAGAGACGGTGGAAAAGATGATTGATACAGGAAAGAAACATATTGAACAGTTAAAAGAAAACAGGACAGGAACCAACTTCTTGGGTGGATTtgagaaaatattcaaagaaGCAGATGAACTATTTgagaaaatcaataaaattcaGACTGCTTGGTCACAATTGACTATAAGACTGCAGTCAGCAGCCCGAAGAAGCAATGAAATATTACTGGGAGATctcaataattttgtttctaaGTACAATTATCAATCCCTTTATGTAGCCACACAAAAATGCTACATTTTTTACAGAAAGAATGAAAGAGAGTACAGAATTAAAGAAAGACCGTGTCATGAAATCATGAAGATTTGCTATGATTGCCTGAAACTCAGAAGTAAAATGTTGCTTGAAATCAAAAATCAAGCTTTCCTACTGAAGTTAATGGATTTAAGTGTAGAGTTTTCCAAGATCAGTGATATAATAACCACAGCATCTGAAAACATGGATAAGTTAGGGGCCGATCTCTCTTCTTCAACTGATGAGCTGACAAATTGTTTATGGTCTACTATTAGTGTGTTGAGCAGTGATGCAGAAAATATGACAGATCTTCCTTACAGTGTTGTCTCCTTCCAGAAACGAGATTTTAAAATAGGAGATGCTGTAACTAACCACAAACACAAAACTACAAACAGCTTAAATGAAGATGATGAAGTTAGATTACTTGTGGAAGAAAGTTTGAAACTGAGGCTCAGCCAATCGCAGTTGACTGATAAAATCAATTTGCAAAAGAAAATGCTTAATGAGTCCATAACACACTTCggattttaa
- the LOC105396211 gene encoding uncharacterized protein LOC105396211 has translation MEVNCEILLYLDRRRLLDDMKIECKEFLKELSEKPMNRFLPFRYVLEVDVMKLLDEFPDLGKMLLEEPLAWNQIASDILYSCLQTLIRDADCQVDPAQVAVTLRLYALPRILCRPNRRYNTGLVSFEGILIHTSKPTSYVYHTVWSCPEQCEGNEIVLQYIPKSSPKCCICRSVLFENSGMRRCGEKVKTTFLLNNGKFAKTFVIVDDLISKLKEGASYLLAGSVIKKITAIWLLEEVTTLAAPITCVAPIDIQKLYDVCDGLSWKFIYCLASSLGTNVCPLNCFMHLKISLLLSLASIRANTLTGSSILHVLVAGFDTSVVADIMTEASKLAERNVLLGTTNTSVATALVGSSGGVCVMPLPLHTYSTKQTSSILSSIECNEVTTENCKVKLKSAVWAQGMDLKKIVLYNVASVFGFVCRGDFGKHNDEMVDFILQNAVDPLETTEEEIQALKDVKHYLDLVAGITVSIDKRAERILRSYFLAARKENSRGVSVGSMSALLSASLTSARLCRRSVANVEDAVFAIWLHVSGSPEPRFAPEEYLQTPADVKKLHKIMDSFKEWLEQFIGGVISFM, from the coding sequence atgGAGGTTAATTGCGAGATATTGCTGTACCTTGATAGAAGGCGTTTATTGGATGATATGAAAATCGAATGCAAAGAGTTCTTGAAGGAGCTTTCAGAAAAACCTATGAATAGATTCTTACCGTTTCGCTATGTGTTAGAAGTTGATGTAATGAAGTTACTTGACGAGTTTCCAGACCTTGGTAAGATGCTTTTGGAGGAACCATTGGCTTGGAACCAGATTGCTTCGGATATATTGTATTCGTGTCTGCAGACTTTGATACGTGATGCAGACTGCCAGGTGGACCCAGCACAAGTGGCCGTCACATTGCGTCTGTACGCCCTACCCCGTATACTATGCCGCCCCAACAGACGTTATAATACTGGACTCGTATCTTTTGAGGGGATACTGATACACACATCTAAACCAACCAGCTATGTTTACCATACAGTTTGGTCCTGCCCTGAACAATGTGAAGGAAACGAAATTGTCTTGCAATACATACCCAAGTCTTCACCAAAGTGTTGCATTTGCAGAAGTGTACTGTTTGAGAATAGTGGCATGAGAAGATGTGGCGAAAAGGTAAAAACTACGTTTTTGTTGAATAATGGTAAATTTGCTAAAACTTTTGTGATAGTTGACGACTTGATATCAAAGTTAAAAGAAGGAGCGAGCTATCTGTTGGCTGGGTCAGTCATCAAAAAAATAACGGCAATATGGTTGTTAGAAGAAGTCACTACCCTCGCTGCACCAATAACATGCGTTGCACCAATCGATATACAGAAACTTTATGATGTGTGCGACGGACTTTCATGGAAGTTTATTTATTGCCTAGCGTCGAGCCTAGGCACAAATGTTTGCCCATTAAATTGCTTCATGCACCTAAAAATAAGCCTCCTACTAAGTCTAGCTAGCATCAGAGCAAATACTCTAACTGGGTCGTCAATATTGCATGTGTTAGTGGCCGGTTTCGACACGAGTGTGGTTGCAGACATTATGACAGAAGCCTCTAAGTTGGCCGAAAGGAATGTATTGTTGGGAACGACCAACACGTCTGTTGCAACGGCACTGGTGGGAAGTTCTGGAGGAGTGTGTGTGATGCCGCTTCCCCTGCATACTTACAGCACGAAACAAACGTCCTCAATTTTATCTTCGATAGAATGCAATGAAGTAACAACAGAAAACTGTAAGGTTAAGCTTAAAAGCGCCGTGTGGGCCCAAGGAATGGACCTCAAGAAGATCGTTCTCTATAACGTGGCCAGTGTGTTTGGATTTGTCTGTCGTGGAGACTTCGGGAAACACAATGatgaaatggttgactttattttacaaaatgcgGTGGATCCATTGGAAACTACTGAAGAAGAGATTCAAGCTCTGAAAGACGTGAAACACTATTTAGATCTCGTGGCAGGTATAACTGTGTCAATTGATAAACGCGCAGAAAGGATTTTACGAAGTTACTTTTTAGCAGCTCGTAAAGAAAATTCTAGAGGCGTGTCGGTAGGCAGTATGTCAGCTTTACTATCGGCGAGCCTTACCTCGGCTCGATTATGTCGTAGATCAGTAGCCAACGTTGAGGATGCAGTGTTCGCAATATGGCTTCATGTGAGCGGTAGTCCGGAACCTCGATTCGCCCCCGAAGAATATCTTCAAACTCCAGCTGACGTCAAGAAATTGCACAAAATAATGGATAGTTTTAAAGAATGGCTGGAGCAGTTTATTGGTGGCGTCATAAGTTTTATGTAA
- the LOC105396200 gene encoding helix-loop-helix protein delilah codes for MPAHDSYQLRPRAARSREPRSRRAPQPLSKYRRKTANARERSRMREINRAFETLRKAVPAAAITGAPVPCEKLTKITTLRLAMKYITALSSALRDDREMSPSPWSSGPSECSTEPRDTSSDCAEDPLSPFDSFLAEFDYEYLAERTFA; via the coding sequence ATGCCCGCGCACGACTCGTACCAGCTGCGACCGCGGGCCGCGCGCTCCCGCGAGCCGCGCTCCCGCCGGGCGCCGCAGCCGCTCAGCAAGTACCGGAGGAAGACAGCCAACGCGCGCGAGCGCAGCCGCATGCGCGAGATCAACCGCGCCTTCGAGACTCTTCGGAAAGCcgtgcccgccgccgccatcACCGGCGCTCCGGTTCCTTGCGAGAAGCTGACGAAGATCACCACGCTGCGGCTGGCTATGAAGTACATCACGGCGTTGTCTTCAGCGCTGCGGGATGACAGGGAGATGTCGCCGTCGCCGTGGTCGTCGGGCCCGTCCGAGTGCTCCACGGAGCCGCGGGACACCAGCTCGGACTGCGCGGAGGATCCTCTCTCCCCATTCGACTCGTTCCTGGCCGAGTTCGACTACGAGTACCTCGCCGAGCGGACATTCGCGTGA
- the LOC105396233 gene encoding uncharacterized protein LOC105396233, with translation MGEMMMMNMWFWSGYNMGDLLFKGLKVDKQWTFAVTWIVLFLAAFAFEASKVFLAKIQRQAQTKLYPHRRSDERRTLLHEREQGMEPTTSRNSEPRPPARWTSMRVRVLMVGSQSLLFVLHNVAGYLLMLVVMLYNVYLLLAVVLGMMMGYFFFGTQLTILQMKCFGTKKLVICTPECDDTAASSTPPLLDHSSSESDVFICQTRACAQPSHYFPANSQDSGTSSCHYGAKQCPSKVARAKKAYLQSQCGNGESEKEDSPGVENAQLLRTERQGCCKKKQEPPPDSCCSKNVSSQPEPENGCCKKKTVEEESVEERPKLTREESPQITCCHNAKSVTTESQEQIVEK, from the exons ATGggtgagatgatgatgatgaacatgTGGTTCTGGAGCGGGTACAACATGGGGGACCTCCTGTTCAAGGGGCTGAAGGTGGACAAGCAGTGGACCTTCGCCGTCACGTGGATTGTGCTGTTTCTGGCTGCCTTTGCATTTGAGGCTTCTAAG GTGTTTCTGGCTAAAATTCAACGGCAGGCTCAGACAAAGCTGTATCCACATCGAAGATCTGACGAAAGAAGAACTTTACTTCATGAAAG GGAACAAGGCATGGAGCCGACCACGAGTCGCAACAGCGAGCCGCGGCCGCCCGCGCGGTGGACCTCGATGCGAGTCAG GGTGCTGATGGTGGGCTCTCAGTCGCTGCTGTTCGTGCTGCACAACGTGGCCGGCTACCTGCTCATGCTGGTCGTGATGCTGTACAATGTGTACCTGCTTCTGGCCGTGGTGTTGGGCATGATGATGG GCTACTTCTTCTTCGGGACACAACTCACGATACTGCAAATGAAATGCTTTGGTACTAAGAAGCTGGTTATCTGCACCCCGGAATGTGATGATACag CGGCCAGCTCGACCCCGCCTCTCCTAGACCACTCGTCATCAGAATCCGACGTGTTCATCTGTCAGACGCGCGCGTGCGCACAACCCTCACACTACTTTCCCGCCAACTCACAAGATAGCGGCACTTCCTCCTGCCATTATGGCGCGAAGCAATGCCCGTCGAAAGTTGCCAGAGCGAAAAAAGCTTATTTGCAAAGCCAATGCGGGAATGGAGAGAGTGAGAAAGAAGATAGTCCGGGCGTTGAAAATGCTCAACTGCTGAGGACTGAGCGTCAGGGTTGCTGCAAGAAAAAACAGGAGCCGCCGCCTGATTCTTGCTGCTCCAAGAATGTTTCGAGTCAACCAGAGCCTGAAAACGGTTGCTGTAAAAAGAAAACGGTGGAAGAAGAATCGGTGGAGGAACGACCCAAACTGACGAGAGAAGAAAGTCCTCAAATCACGTGTTGCCATAACGCTAAATCTGTCACGACTGAAAGCCAAGAGCAGATTGTAGAGAAATAG